DNA sequence from the Cronobacter turicensis z3032 genome:
TGCATCGTTAAGCGTGCGGCCGCGCATATATGCCAGCGGCGCGACTTCAATCACGTTGCGCTCCATGAGCTTTTCCACGCGCTCGAAGCCGAGCATCTCAAACAGCGCGTCATACAGCGGGCGCAGGTATGGGTCGACTTTCTGGCTGAGATCGCCTGGCAGGAAGCCCAGTTTTTCACCGGCTTCCACCGCCGGACGCGTCAGCAGAATACGACGGATCTCCTGGCGCTCCAGCGCGTCCACGGCGGCCGCAACCGCGAGATACGTTTTACCCGTACCGGCAGGGCCAATACCGAAGGTGATATCGTGGTCGAGAATATTCGCGATGTACTGCGCCTGGTTTGGCGTGCGCGGTTTAATCACGCCGCGTTTGGTCTTGATATTGACCGCTTTGCCGTACTCCGGCACGCTTTCGGCGCTCTGTTCCAGCACGCGAAATTCTTTAATGGCCAGATGAATTTGTTCCGGCTCGATCTCTTTGATTTCGCCGCGCATTGGCGCGGTATCGACGTAAAGGTTACGCAGAATATCCGCCGCCGCGCTGACGCAAAGGGTGCGACCGGTTAGTTTAAAGTGGTTGTCGCGACGGGCGATTTCGATACCGAGGCGGCGTTCAAGCTGTTTGATGTTGTCATCAAAGGGTCCACAGAGGCTAAGCAGACGAGCGTTGTCTGCCGGTTCCAGCGTAAATTCACGAGTTTCGATATTCAAACTTGTCCTCTTGGTCACTCAGGGCCAGTTAAGGTGAATAAAAATGCCTGCTGATTTTCTCAGGGCCTGAGAGAAATTATTCACGGCGAGGGAAAAAGGCGCAAGCGACAACCCGGATATTTGGGTGACGCCTTCAGAATACAAGCACGGATGGTGTAAAAATAAGCGTATGCCGCGCCGGGGCGGCATACGTGAGAGAGCAGATTATGGCTGGAAAATCCCGACGCCGAGTTCGTTTTCTTTACGGGTGCGGGCGATAATCGATTCTGGTGATTCCACCACGCGCAGGCCCATCTCTTCCTCGGTGCGGATAACCTTACCGCGCAGCGAGTTTGGGAACACTTCGGTGATTTCCACATCGACAAATTTACCGACCATCTCCGGCGCGCCTTCGAAGTTCACCACGCGGTTGTTTTCGGTGCGCCCCGAAAGCTCCATGATGCTCTTACGCGACGTGCCTTCCACCAGAATGCGCTGGGTGGTGCCGAGCATACGGCGGCTCCAGGCCATCGCCTGCTGGTTGATGCGCTCCTGAAGGATATACAGACGCTGCTTTTTCTCTTCTTCCGGCACGTCGTCCACCATATCGGCGGCAGGGGTGCCTGGACGGGCGGAGAAAATAAAGCTGTAGCTCATGTCGAAATTCACGTCGGCAATCAGCTTCATGGTCTGCTCGAAATCCTGCTGGGTTTCGCCAGGGAAGCCGACGATGAAATCGGAGCTAATCTGGATATCCGGACGCGCGGCGCGCAGCTTGCGGATAATGGCTTTATATTCCAGCGCCGTGTGGGTGCGTCCCATCATGTTCAGCACGCGGTCGGAGCCGCTCTGTACCGGCAGATGCAGGAAGCTCACCAGCTCCGGCGTGTCGCGATAGACTTCGATGATGTCATCGGTAAATTCGATCGGGTGGCTGGTGGTGAAGCGGATGCGGTCGATGCCGTCAATCGCCGCGACCAGACGCAGCAGGTCGGCGAACGTGCCGGTAGTGCCGTCATAGTTTTCACCGCGCCAGGCGTTCACGTTCTGCCCCAGCAGGTTAACTTCACGCACGCCCTGGGCGGCGAGCTGCGCGATCTCCAGTACGATGTCATCGCCCGGACGACTGACCTCTTCACCGCGGGTATACGGAACCACGCAATAGGTGCAGTATTTGTTGCAGCCTTCCATAATGGAAACGAATGCCGTCGGGCCATCCGCGCGCGGTTCAGGCAGACGATCGAATTTTTCGATTTCCGGGAAGCTGATGTCCACGACCGGGCTGCGGGTGCCTTTCACCTGATTGATCATTTCCGGCAGGCGGTGCAGGGTCTGAGGCCCGAAAATGATGTCGACGTAGCGGGCACGATCGCGAATATGGTCACCTTCCTGGGACGCCACACAGCCGCCCACGCCGATAATCACATCCGGGTTCTTTTCCTTTAACGTTTTCCAGCGACCTAACTGATGGAAAACCTTCTCCTGTGCCTTCTCGCGGATCGAGCAGGTATTCAGCAGCAGAATATCTGCTTCTTCCGCCACGTCGGTCAGCGTAAAGCCGTGCGTGGTTTCCAGCAGATCGGCCATCTTCGATGAATCGTACTCGTTCATCTGACAGCCCCAGGTTTTAATATGGAGTTTTTTTGTCATTGACTTGCCATTGCTCAGTTAAAGCCACTCATTTTGGCCGCGTATTGTAATGCTTTGACGGGTTCGTGACCAGTGGCGAGGCAAAGACGTCAGGCGGCGAAAAATCCGGTAAACTGAAGGGAGATTGCTTAAGGATAAAATGACCATGACAAATCAACCTATTGAAGTCGCCGTCGTCGGCGGTGGCATGGTAGGCGCCGCCGCCGCGCTTGGCCTTGCGCAAAATGGTTTTCGGGTGGCCGTCGTGGAGCATGCCGCGCCGCCGCCGTTTTCGCCGCAAAACCCGCCGGACGTGCGGATCTCCTCGATCAGCTGCGCGTCAGTGGATCTGCTGCGCGGACTGGGTGTCTGGCAACGCGTGCTGGAGATGCGCGCGCATCCTTATCGCCGCCTCGAAACCTGGGAGTGGAACGAAGCGCGGGTTGAGTTCAGCGCTGATGAACTGCAACTGCCCGAACTTGGTTATATGGTGGAAAACAGCGTGCTGCAACGCGCGCTGTGGGAGGCGCTGGAGGCGCATCCGGCGGTCACGTTGCTGTGTCCGGCGACGCTCACGCAAATGATGCCATCGCAAAATGGCCACGAGCTGAAGTTCGATAATGGCGACACGGTGCAGGCGCGTCTGGTTGTCGGTGCGGACGGCGCGAGTTCGCAGGTACGCAAATGGGCAGGCATCGGCGTTAACGCCTGGCAGTATCAGCAGTCATGCCTGCTTATCAGCGTGGAATGCGAGCAGCCGCCCGGCGACAGCACCTGGCAGCACTTCACCCCCAACGGGCCGCATGCGTTTTTGCCGCTCTTTGATAACCGGGCGTCGCTGGTCTGGTATGACCGTCCGGCGCGCGTCCGTCAGCTTCAGGCGATGAACATGACGCAGCTCGGCCATGAAATCGCGGCGGCGTTTCCGGCCCGGCTTGGCCGCGTGACGCCAGTCGCCTGTGGCGCGTTTCCGCTGGTGCGCCGTCATGCGCTGCGTTATGTGTCGCCAGGCGTCGCGCTGATTGGCGATGCCGCGCATACCATTCATCCGCTGGCGGGGCTGGGGGTCAATCTCGGCTATCGCGATGTCGATGCGCTGCTGAAGGTGGTGATCGATGCGCGCAATGCAGCGGAAGACTGGGCCTCTGGCGCGGTACTGAAGCGCTATCAGCGCCGCCGCATGCCGGATAACCTGCTGATGCAAAGTGGTATGGATCTCTTCCATGCGGGGTTTACCGCGAAAATGAAACCGCTGCGCGTGCTGCGCAATTTAGGGCTGATCGCCGCCCAGCGCTCAGGCATTTTGAAGCGTCAGGCGCTGCGGTATGCGCTCGGATTATAACGACTTAGTTACAACATGCTCATTAATCTGTACAAAAGAGATGACCGGCATGTTTGCGTCGTTATCGCTTTGCACCGGTTAGTGTGTTCAGAGCAGAGAAAAGGCCCGCCTGTGCGGGCCTTTTTACTGGGCGCGACCGGACTAAATAGCAAAGCGTACTTCGCAACACGGTATAAAAGAGGGAAGGATGGGAGCAGAAAAGAAAAAAGCCTGCAAAAGCAGGCTTTTAAAGAGTGGCTGGGGTACGAGGATTCGAACCTCGGAATGGTGGAATCAGAATCCACTGCCTTACCGCTTGGCGATACCCCAACAAATGTTGGTGCTGAATTGTCAGTTAAAGGAAGAAACAAAGAACCTTTAACCTGTGCGTTTAGCTTCTTGCCAACCGCTTCTTCAAAGTGGCTGGGGTGCAGGGATTCGAACCCCGGATGGCGGAATCAGAATCCGCTGCCTTACCGCTTGGCGACACCCCAAGAAACTCTTGCGAAGTTTACTTCGCGCATCCCGCATTAAAAATGCAAGACGCTTTAAATATGGTGGCTACGACGGGAATCGAACCTGTGACCCCAGCATTATGAGTGCTGTGCTCTAACCAGCTGAGCTACGTAGCCAAGTTTTACTGCTTTACCAGTTATAACGACTGGCTGGGGTACCTGGATTCGAACCAGGGGATGCCGGTATCAAAAACCGGTGCCTTACCGCTTGGCGATACCCCAACGACCACTGCGTGATACGCAAAAGTCGAAGAAATATGGCTGGGGTACCTGGATTCGAACCAGGGAATGCCGGTATCAAAAACCGGTGCCTTACCGCTTGGCGATACCCCATCCGTGCAACGCAATTACGAAGTGGTGCGGGAGGCGAGACTTGAACTCGCACACCTTGCGGCGCCAGAACCTAAATCTGGTGCGTCTACCAATTTCGCCACTCCCGCAAAAAAGATGGTGGCTACGACGGGAATCGAACCTGTGACCCCATCATTATGAGTGATGTGCTCTAACCAGCTGAGCTACGTAGCCATCTTTTTTCGCGTTACCTTATCGGCGTTGCGGGGCGCATTATGCGTATTGGGCCTGGAAGCGTCAACACCTTTTTTGGCGAAAATCGACGTAAAGTGACTGTTTGACTAGCTTGCGAACAGCTTGATGCAATATTCGTCGATTCCAGGCGAATTATCCCCTAATTCAACAGAAACAACGGTACTGTCTGCGCTTCTTTGCGCCAATAAAAAACGGGCCCGCAGGCCCGTTGTCTGTTTTCTGGCGTTGCTTATTTATAGGCAGACTGGTGTACGCCCACCGCACGGCCTGACGGATCGTTCATGGTTTTAAACGCTTCGTCCCATTCGATAGCTTTCGCGGAAGAGCAGGCGACGGACGGCCCGCCAGGCACGCACTCCGCCGCACTCGGCACCGGGAACAACTCTTCGAAGATCTCGCGGTAGAGATACGCTTCTTTCGACGCTGGCGTGTTATACGGGAAGCGGAAGCGCGCGGTTTCCAGCTGCTGATCGGAAATCTGTTTCGCCGCCACTTCTTTCAGGGTATCAATCCAGCTATAGCCCACGCCGTCGGAGAATTGCTCTTTCTGACGCCATGCCACGCTCGCCGGCAAATAAGATTCAAAACATTCACGCAGGATATGTTTTTCCATCTTGCCGTTGCCGCACATTTTATCCTGCGGGTTGATACGCATCGCCACATCAAGGAATTTCTTATCGAGGAACGGCACGCGCGCCTCAACGCCCCAGGCCGACATCGCTTTGTTCGCACGCGCGCAGTCAAACATATGCAGCGCCTGCAACTTGCGGACGGTCTCTTCATGCAGCTCTTTCGCGTTCGGCGCTTTATGGAAGTAAAGATAGCCGCCGAACACTTCGTCTGAACCTTCGCCGGAAAGCACCATTTTGATGCCCATCGCTTTGATTTTACGGGACATCAAATACATCGGGGTTGAGGCGCGAATCGTGGTCACGTCATAGGTTTCGATGTGGTAAATCACGTCGCGGATCGCATCGAGTCCTTCCTGCACGGTAAAGTGAATTTCATGGTGTACCGTGCCGAGATGGTTGGCGACTTCCTGCGCGGCTTTCAGATCCGGCGAGCCTTCAAGGCCAACGGCAAAGGAGTGCAGCTGCGGCCACCAGGCTTCGGAGCGCTCCTGATCTTCCACGCGGCGCGCCGCGAATTTCTTGGTAATGGCGGAAATGACCGAAGAATCCAGGCCGCCGGAGAGCAGCACGCCGTAAGGCACGTCAGACATCAGATGGCTTTTAACCGCATCTTCCAGGGCCTGGCGCAGCTCCGCTTTGTCCGTCACGTTATCTTTCACCGCGTCATAGTCAAACCAGTCACGCTGATAGTACTGGCGAATTTCGCCGTCCTGGCTCCACAGGTAGCTGCCCGCCGGGAACTCTTTGATAGTGCGGCAGACCGGCACCAGCGATTTCATTTCGGAGGCGACATAAAAGTTGCCGTGTTCATCGTGGCCCATATAAAGCGGAATAATGCCGATATGATCGCGGCCAATCAGGTACGCGTCTTTTTCGCTGTCATAAAGCACGAAGGCGAACATGCCCTGCAACTCGTCCAGAAACTCCGGGCCTTTTTCCTGATACAGCGCGAGGATGACTTCGCAGTCAGAGCCGGTCTGGAACTGGAAACGCTCGCCATATTCCGCGCGCAGCGCCTGATGGTTATAGATTTCGCCGTTAACGGCCAGCACGTGCGTTTTCTCAGTGTTGTAGAGCGGCTGCGCGCCTGCGTTGACGTCCACGATGGAGAGCCGTTCATGCGCGAGGATCGCTTTGTCGCTGGCGAAGACGCCGGACCAGTCCGGGCCGCGGTGGCGCATCAGGCGCGACAGCTCAAGCGCTTTTTTACGCAGTTCGACCGCGTCGGTTTTGATATCCAGCACACCAAAAATAGAACACATAGAGAACTCCGTTAACCCTGGCGGTAATGTTGTGTTGTCTGTCTGCGAGGCGTTGCGGTTTATGCAATTTATTCGCTTCGGCCTCTGTCGTTGATTAAGAAAATGCCGCAAAGGGTGCAGGTTGTGCAAGCGTTTTAGCGCGTGAGCCATAAATAGTTCAACGAGCGTTAGCGAAAACTTAAAAACGGTCACTAAAGCGGGGTGGTTTTTAACGAATCGGCAAAAAAATCGCGATTTTATTAAATTGAGGTTGTATGGGAGACACAAAAAAACGGCCATCGCTAATGGCCGTCAGGTTCAGATAACGTCGATTTCGGCGACGGAGGGATAAATCCAGCTCGGCCGGAATGGCATCGCGTCAATATCATTAATGGTCGAGACGCCCGACAGCACCAGAATGGTTTCCAGGCCTGCCTGGAAGCCAGCCAGAATATCAGTGCGCAGGTTATCGCCCACAATCACAGTATGCTCGGAGTGGGCTTGCATTTTGTTCAGGGCTGCGCGGATAATCCAGGGGCTCGGCTTGCCGACATAAAACGGCTTGCGCCCTGAAATTTTCTCGATGCCCGCGCACAGCGCGCCGCAGGCCGGATAAAAGCCGCGCCCGTGGGTATCCGGGTTGGTGGCGATAAAGCGCGCGCCATTGGCGACGAAAAAGGCGGCCTTATGCATCATCTCCCAGTTATAGGAGCGGGTTTCGCCCACGATAACGAAATCAGGATTGATGTCGGTAATCGTGAAGCCTGCTTTATACAGCTCGTGGATGAGTGCCCCTTCGCCGACCACATAGGCTTTCTTGCCTTCCTGACGACGCAGGAA
Encoded proteins:
- the ybeZ gene encoding PhoH-like protein, with amino-acid sequence MTKRTSLNIETREFTLEPADNARLLSLCGPFDDNIKQLERRLGIEIARRDNHFKLTGRTLCVSAAADILRNLYVDTAPMRGEIKEIEPEQIHLAIKEFRVLEQSAESVPEYGKAVNIKTKRGVIKPRTPNQAQYIANILDHDITFGIGPAGTGKTYLAVAAAVDALERQEIRRILLTRPAVEAGEKLGFLPGDLSQKVDPYLRPLYDALFEMLGFERVEKLMERNVIEVAPLAYMRGRTLNDAFIILDESQNTTIEQMKMFLTRIGFNSKAVITGDVTQIDLPRNLKSGLRHAIEVLSEVEEISFNFFHSEDVVRHPVVARIVTAYEAWEEADQKRKAEQAAERKREAQALAAGAQESK
- the miaB gene encoding (Dimethylallyl)adenosine tRNA methylthiotransferase miaB — protein: MTKKLHIKTWGCQMNEYDSSKMADLLETTHGFTLTDVAEEADILLLNTCSIREKAQEKVFHQLGRWKTLKEKNPDVIIGVGGCVASQEGDHIRDRARYVDIIFGPQTLHRLPEMINQVKGTRSPVVDISFPEIEKFDRLPEPRADGPTAFVSIMEGCNKYCTYCVVPYTRGEEVSRPGDDIVLEIAQLAAQGVREVNLLGQNVNAWRGENYDGTTGTFADLLRLVAAIDGIDRIRFTTSHPIEFTDDIIEVYRDTPELVSFLHLPVQSGSDRVLNMMGRTHTALEYKAIIRKLRAARPDIQISSDFIVGFPGETQQDFEQTMKLIADVNFDMSYSFIFSARPGTPAADMVDDVPEEEKKQRLYILQERINQQAMAWSRRMLGTTQRILVEGTSRKSIMELSGRTENNRVVNFEGAPEMVGKFVDVEITEVFPNSLRGKVIRTEEEMGLRVVESPESIIARTRKENELGVGIFQP
- the nagD gene encoding Protein nagD; its protein translation is MQNVICDIDGVLMHDNVAVPGASEFLTGILEKGFPLVLLTNYPSQTGQDLANRFASAGIDVPDSVFYTSAMATADFLRRQEGKKAYVVGEGALIHELYKAGFTITDINPDFVIVGETRSYNWEMMHKAAFFVANGARFIATNPDTHGRGFYPACGALCAGIEKISGRKPFYVGKPSPWIIRAALNKMQAHSEHTVIVGDNLRTDILAGFQAGLETILVLSGVSTINDIDAMPFRPSWIYPSVAEIDVI
- the ubiF gene encoding 2-octaprenyl-3-methyl-6-methoxy-1,4-benzoquinolhydroxylase, which encodes MTNQPIEVAVVGGGMVGAAAALGLAQNGFRVAVVEHAAPPPFSPQNPPDVRISSISCASVDLLRGLGVWQRVLEMRAHPYRRLETWEWNEARVEFSADELQLPELGYMVENSVLQRALWEALEAHPAVTLLCPATLTQMMPSQNGHELKFDNGDTVQARLVVGADGASSQVRKWAGIGVNAWQYQQSCLLISVECEQPPGDSTWQHFTPNGPHAFLPLFDNRASLVWYDRPARVRQLQAMNMTQLGHEIAAAFPARLGRVTPVACGAFPLVRRHALRYVSPGVALIGDAAHTIHPLAGLGVNLGYRDVDALLKVVIDARNAAEDWASGAVLKRYQRRRMPDNLLMQSGMDLFHAGFTAKMKPLRVLRNLGLIAAQRSGILKRQALRYALGL
- the asnB gene encoding Asparagine synthetase B [glutamine-hydrolyzing], which translates into the protein MCSIFGVLDIKTDAVELRKKALELSRLMRHRGPDWSGVFASDKAILAHERLSIVDVNAGAQPLYNTEKTHVLAVNGEIYNHQALRAEYGERFQFQTGSDCEVILALYQEKGPEFLDELQGMFAFVLYDSEKDAYLIGRDHIGIIPLYMGHDEHGNFYVASEMKSLVPVCRTIKEFPAGSYLWSQDGEIRQYYQRDWFDYDAVKDNVTDKAELRQALEDAVKSHLMSDVPYGVLLSGGLDSSVISAITKKFAARRVEDQERSEAWWPQLHSFAVGLEGSPDLKAAQEVANHLGTVHHEIHFTVQEGLDAIRDVIYHIETYDVTTIRASTPMYLMSRKIKAMGIKMVLSGEGSDEVFGGYLYFHKAPNAKELHEETVRKLQALHMFDCARANKAMSAWGVEARVPFLDKKFLDVAMRINPQDKMCGNGKMEKHILRECFESYLPASVAWRQKEQFSDGVGYSWIDTLKEVAAKQISDQQLETARFRFPYNTPASKEAYLYREIFEELFPVPSAAECVPGGPSVACSSAKAIEWDEAFKTMNDPSGRAVGVHQSAYK